One window of the Clostridium sp. MB40-C1 genome contains the following:
- a CDS encoding manganese efflux pump has product MPIYSLFLIALALALDAFGVALSIGINKGIKFKNKLYFSMSFGFFQFLFSFIGAYAGVLFNRYIFTLPNIIGGSIMTLVGVFMLKEGMDEKEENILLERKMYFILGMSVSVDAAVVGFTTFNTIINNLTLTLNTIFIGIVSFIMSGVAFLISRYLRKIKIVAKYADYVGGIILMLFGLKIIFL; this is encoded by the coding sequence ATGCCTATATATTCACTTTTTTTGATAGCTTTAGCCCTTGCATTAGACGCATTTGGAGTGGCTTTGAGTATAGGAATAAATAAAGGGATAAAATTTAAAAATAAGTTATATTTTTCTATGTCATTTGGATTCTTTCAGTTTTTGTTTTCATTTATAGGAGCTTATGCAGGAGTTTTGTTTAATAGATATATATTTACTCTTCCTAATATAATAGGAGGAAGTATAATGACTCTTGTGGGAGTATTTATGCTTAAAGAAGGCATGGATGAGAAAGAGGAAAATATTCTTTTAGAAAGAAAAATGTATTTTATACTAGGAATGTCTGTAAGTGTAGATGCAGCTGTTGTAGGATTTACTACTTTCAACACTATAATTAATAATTTAACATTAACGTTAAATACTATTTTCATAGGAATTGTGTCATTTATTATGTCAGGGGTGGCTTTTTTGATTTCTAGGTATCTTAGAAAAATCAAAATTGTAGCAAAGTATGCTGATTATGTTGGGGGAATAATTTTAATGTTATTTGGATTAAAAATAATATTTCTTTAA
- a CDS encoding single-stranded DNA-binding protein, with translation MNKVMFIGRITKDIELKHIKENDKYVTNFTIAVERPFTNLRGDRIVDFIPIVAWDKNAENIAKYTQKGSLISVIGRLQMTSFEGKDGIKKYLSQVVAQEVQFLQRRKEDKKEENKEKEAI, from the coding sequence ATGAATAAGGTTATGTTTATTGGCAGAATAACAAAAGATATTGAGCTAAAACATATAAAGGAAAATGATAAATATGTTACTAATTTTACTATAGCTGTAGAAAGGCCTTTTACTAATTTAAGAGGGGATAGAATAGTAGATTTTATACCTATAGTGGCTTGGGACAAAAATGCAGAAAACATTGCTAAATATACTCAGAAAGGAAGTTTGATAAGCGTAATAGGAAGGCTTCAGATGACTTCTTTTGAAGGTAAGGATGGAATAAAAAAATACCTAAGTCAAGTAGTTGCTCAGGAAGTACAGTTCTTACAAAGGAGAAAAGAAGATAAAAAAGAAGAAAATAAAGAGAAAGAAGCAATTTAA
- a CDS encoding Fur family transcriptional regulator encodes MEIIIGDIMDVEKILRENKMRVTKNRISILKILDESDTGVTAEYIFKKARGEKEKIDLSTIYRTLEALDEKDVLNKFDIGEGKYNYILKNKCHKHTIYCHLCHKKIQIDCPLFQVEEIIKNKTGFTFVEKEIKLKCICEECRENETLNNIKNKEDWKSIETK; translated from the coding sequence ATGGAGATTATCATAGGTGATATTATGGATGTAGAGAAAATTTTAAGAGAAAATAAAATGAGAGTTACTAAAAATAGAATATCTATTTTAAAAATTTTAGATGAAAGTGATACAGGTGTTACAGCGGAGTATATTTTTAAGAAGGCTAGGGGAGAAAAGGAAAAAATAGATTTATCAACTATATATAGGACTTTAGAAGCTTTAGATGAGAAAGATGTTTTGAATAAGTTTGATATAGGTGAAGGAAAATATAATTATATTTTAAAAAACAAGTGCCATAAACATACCATATATTGCCACCTATGTCACAAAAAAATACAGATAGATTGTCCATTATTTCAAGTTGAAGAAATAATAAAAAATAAAACAGGATTTACTTTTGTAGAAAAAGAGATAAAACTTAAATGTATTTGTGAAGAATGTAGGGAAAATGAAACTCTAAATAATATAAAGAATAAAGAAGATTGGAAGAGTATCGAAACAAAGTAA
- a CDS encoding DUF6762 family protein, translating into MEFSSLVLMEVDKDNKFIREIGSYEVGEGAEYITKFFCKEEKINLYFDTGRDVEEWEYSAIYDLFDLQAFEEKGYKIKEKDDEYNPTWVVEFDYIEEHVEMVEKLREICNIIHLEVKKSFQESENKKEEYV; encoded by the coding sequence ATGGAGTTTTCATCATTAGTATTAATGGAAGTAGATAAAGACAATAAATTTATAAGAGAGATTGGAAGCTACGAAGTAGGTGAAGGTGCAGAATATATTACAAAGTTTTTTTGTAAGGAAGAAAAGATAAATTTATATTTTGATACAGGAAGAGATGTAGAGGAATGGGAATATAGTGCTATATATGATTTATTTGATTTACAAGCTTTTGAGGAAAAGGGATATAAGATTAAAGAAAAGGATGATGAATATAATCCAACATGGGTTGTAGAGTTTGATTATATAGAGGAACATGTAGAAATGGTAGAGAAATTAAGAGAAATATGTAATATTATACATTTAGAGGTAAAGAAATCCTTTCAAGAGTCCGAAAATAAGAAAGAAGAGTACGTTTAA
- the pepF gene encoding oligoendopeptidase F, whose product MNGVKDLKNREEIAEQYKWDIGKVYSSTEQWEQDFELLKKEALKLREYKGKLNDGKELLSFLKLDEEISRLADKLAVYAFLRSDEDTTNTIFQALKNKIEAYLAELMAVSSFFVPEILSYAEGTIEKAIKEVPELNMYKFMLEKILKRKPHTLSSEMEELLASVSDCLNAPGNIFGMLTNADLTFPNIKDENGKEVVLTEGNYSKYIKSKNRKVREDAFKALFGTYEKYKNTLATSLTASIKNFSFVAKTRKYNNSLESSLEPNDIPESVYDSAIETINKNIESLHRYVRIKKKLLGLNEIHMYDLYVPVIDTPKTNIEFEEGVKIIKDALKPLGEEYLEIFSEGIDNRWIDIYQNKGKRSGAYSWGCYDTMPYVLLNYNNELNDVSTLAHEMGHSIHSYYSRKDQPYVYADYTLFCAEVASTVNECLLINYLIKNEKDEQKRLYLINTQLEQIRTTVFRQIMFAEFEKITHEKIDKGEPLTSKDLCSIYHELNVKYFGESMIVDKEIDMEWSRIPHFYSDFYVYQYATGYSAANSFVKNILALEDKAVEKYKGFLKSGGSDYPINILKKAGVDMTTSKPIEDTIDRFNELLDMLENTL is encoded by the coding sequence GTGAATGGAGTTAAAGATCTTAAAAACAGAGAGGAGATAGCTGAGCAATATAAATGGGACATAGGCAAAGTTTATTCTAGTACAGAACAATGGGAACAAGACTTTGAATTGTTAAAAAAAGAAGCTTTAAAGCTTAGGGAGTATAAAGGAAAATTAAATGACGGAAAAGAGCTTCTTTCCTTTCTAAAGCTAGATGAAGAGATTTCAAGACTAGCAGATAAACTTGCAGTATATGCTTTTTTAAGATCAGATGAGGATACTACAAATACTATTTTTCAAGCTTTAAAAAATAAAATAGAGGCTTATTTAGCAGAACTTATGGCTGTAAGTTCATTTTTTGTCCCAGAAATTTTATCTTATGCTGAAGGAACTATTGAAAAAGCCATTAAAGAAGTGCCAGAACTTAATATGTATAAATTTATGCTTGAAAAAATATTAAAGAGGAAACCTCACACTTTAAGTAGTGAAATGGAAGAACTTTTAGCTTCAGTTTCAGATTGCTTAAATGCACCAGGAAATATTTTTGGAATGCTTACTAATGCAGATTTAACATTTCCTAATATAAAGGATGAAAATGGAAAAGAAGTTGTACTTACAGAAGGAAATTATTCTAAATATATAAAATCAAAAAATAGAAAAGTTAGAGAAGATGCTTTTAAAGCTTTATTTGGAACTTATGAAAAGTACAAAAATACTTTAGCAACTTCATTAACAGCATCTATTAAGAATTTTTCTTTTGTAGCAAAAACTCGTAAATACAACAATTCATTGGAAAGTTCTTTAGAGCCAAATGACATTCCCGAATCAGTGTACGATAGTGCTATAGAAACAATAAACAAAAATATAGAAAGTCTTCATAGATATGTTAGAATAAAGAAAAAATTATTGGGATTAAATGAAATTCATATGTATGATCTTTATGTTCCTGTAATAGATACTCCTAAAACAAATATAGAGTTTGAAGAAGGAGTTAAAATAATAAAGGATGCTTTGAAACCTCTTGGAGAAGAATATCTTGAGATTTTCAGTGAAGGAATAGATAATAGATGGATAGATATTTATCAAAATAAAGGAAAAAGAAGTGGAGCGTATTCCTGGGGCTGCTATGATACAATGCCTTATGTGCTTTTAAACTATAATAATGAACTTAATGATGTATCTACTCTTGCTCATGAGATGGGGCATTCTATACATTCATATTATTCAAGGAAAGATCAGCCTTATGTTTATGCAGATTATACTTTATTCTGTGCTGAGGTAGCCTCAACTGTTAATGAATGCCTTCTTATAAATTACTTAATAAAAAATGAAAAAGATGAGCAAAAAAGGCTTTATCTTATCAATACTCAATTAGAACAAATAAGAACTACTGTGTTCAGACAAATTATGTTTGCTGAATTTGAAAAAATTACTCATGAGAAAATAGATAAGGGAGAACCTTTAACATCGAAAGATTTATGTAGTATATACCATGAACTTAATGTGAAATACTTTGGTGAAAGTATGATTGTGGATAAAGAAATAGATATGGAATGGTCTAGAATTCCCCATTTTTATAGTGATTTTTACGTGTATCAGTATGCTACAGGGTACTCTGCTGCTAATTCTTTTGTTAAGAATATTTTAGCTTTAGAAGATAAGGCTGTAGAAAAATATAAAGGTTTCTTAAAAAGTGGTGGATCTGATTACCCTATAAATATTTTAAAAAAAGCTGGGGTTGATATGACAACTTCTAAACCAATAGAAGATACTATAGATAGATTTAATGAACTTTTAGATATGTTGGAAAATACTCTTTAA
- a CDS encoding HD-GYP domain-containing protein: protein MRLEFINRVKENDILGKNILTNDGNILLRSGIKLTNKYISKLRKLGVLYVYVEDERLNDVMVEDERLLKIKQIYMKSMSNIVKSLNMEHRVETRDSLRVVENLVEYIIDCGDVDKSLTDIKTYDNYTYVHCIDTCIMATFLGISMNYSESELKELAIGAVLHDIGKTKVPYKIINKREPLTEEEMQEIRNHPIYGREILEKNMQISMDIIKAVEQHHERVDGSGYPNGLKGYEICRFARIVSICDVYDAVSNNRVYRKKMPPNEAYELILGGSGTLFDEDIVRNFKNIFAIYPLGCCVKLSNNIEGYVIRQNKGFPDRPVIRVLYNSMTREPIAFYEIDLLKHLDIVIEGIV from the coding sequence ATGAGGCTTGAATTCATAAATAGAGTTAAAGAGAATGATATTCTTGGAAAAAACATCCTCACCAACGATGGAAATATACTCTTGAGGTCAGGCATTAAGTTGACTAACAAATATATATCAAAGCTACGAAAACTTGGAGTACTCTATGTATATGTAGAAGATGAAAGGTTAAACGATGTTATGGTAGAGGATGAAAGACTTCTAAAGATAAAGCAAATATATATGAAAAGTATGTCGAATATAGTGAAAAGTTTAAATATGGAACATAGGGTGGAAACAAGAGATTCCCTTAGAGTTGTAGAAAACTTAGTTGAGTATATAATCGATTGTGGAGATGTTGATAAAAGTTTAACTGATATAAAAACTTATGATAATTATACTTATGTACATTGCATAGACACGTGTATAATGGCAACTTTTCTAGGAATTTCAATGAATTATAGTGAAAGTGAGCTTAAGGAATTAGCTATTGGTGCAGTTCTTCATGATATAGGGAAAACTAAGGTTCCTTATAAAATTATAAATAAAAGAGAACCTCTTACAGAAGAAGAAATGCAGGAAATAAGAAACCACCCTATCTATGGAAGAGAAATACTGGAAAAGAATATGCAGATTTCCATGGATATAATTAAAGCAGTGGAACAGCATCATGAAAGAGTTGATGGAAGTGGATATCCTAATGGACTAAAAGGATATGAAATTTGTAGATTTGCTAGAATAGTATCTATATGTGATGTTTATGATGCTGTAAGCAATAATAGAGTTTATAGAAAAAAGATGCCACCTAATGAGGCTTATGAACTTATTTTAGGTGGAAGTGGAACTTTATTTGATGAAGATATTGTAAGAAACTTCAAGAATATTTTTGCTATATACCCATTAGGGTGTTGTGTAAAACTTTCAAATAATATAGAAGGATATGTAATAAGGCAAAACAAAGGATTCCCAGATAGACCTGTCATAAGAGTTCTTTATAATAGTATGACTAGAGAGCCAATAGCTTTTTATGAAATTGATTTATTAAAACACTTAGACATAGTAATTGAGGGTATAGTATGA
- a CDS encoding rhomboid family intramembrane serine protease, producing the protein MKKEDFEKFLIKRLSDNYMYHITELYSKDSTESFWGLEKIISERNICLVFLNKDNINNVEEQKYDEFIKIIILEDEDVRTPFTVRDEDINNVIILDKEKNSIVYCPEILNEVGGQIYSILNYRSEVKERKNEKSFITTLLIGINVLLYIVTAFLSGNVFDSDIRVLVFLGAKVNELIRQGEYYRLFTAMFLHGGLMHLVLNMYALHALGPLVEKIYGKVKYLIIYFVSGMISSIFSYLFSSGVSIGASGAIFGLLGASLIFGIKMRDKVGKGMVRNIIYVIGINVFIGVAMPNIDNFGHLGGLIGGSIISLVLWRDNMFN; encoded by the coding sequence ATGAAGAAAGAAGATTTTGAAAAATTTCTTATAAAAAGGCTTTCGGATAATTATATGTATCATATTACAGAACTTTATTCAAAAGATAGTACAGAAAGTTTTTGGGGATTAGAAAAAATCATAAGTGAAAGAAATATATGTTTAGTTTTCTTGAATAAAGATAATATTAATAATGTAGAAGAACAAAAATATGATGAATTTATAAAAATAATTATTTTGGAAGATGAAGATGTAAGAACTCCGTTTACAGTAAGAGATGAAGATATAAATAATGTAATAATACTTGATAAAGAAAAAAATAGTATTGTTTATTGTCCAGAGATATTAAATGAAGTAGGAGGACAAATATATAGCATACTTAATTATAGATCAGAAGTAAAGGAAAGAAAGAATGAAAAGTCTTTTATAACTACTTTATTGATTGGGATAAATGTACTTTTATATATAGTAACCGCTTTTCTTTCTGGAAATGTTTTCGATAGTGATATAAGAGTACTAGTATTTCTAGGAGCTAAAGTTAATGAGCTTATAAGACAGGGAGAATACTATAGATTATTTACAGCAATGTTTCTTCATGGAGGACTTATGCACCTTGTATTAAATATGTATGCTTTACATGCTTTAGGGCCATTGGTTGAAAAAATTTATGGTAAGGTGAAATACTTAATTATATATTTCGTAAGTGGAATGATTTCTTCTATTTTTAGTTATTTATTTTCAAGTGGAGTTTCAATAGGTGCATCAGGAGCTATTTTTGGACTCCTTGGAGCTTCTTTGATTTTTGGAATTAAGATGAGAGATAAAGTTGGGAAGGGAATGGTTAGAAATATAATTTATGTTATTGGAATAAATGTATTTATTGGAGTAGCTATGCCCAACATAGATAATTTTGGACATCTTGGAGGATTGATTGGAGGAAGTATAATATCGCTTGTATTATGGAGAGATAATATGTTTAATTAA
- a CDS encoding hydrolase, which translates to MKKNIPEINGILRSNMIKVPEAIREASGIIVLGKRIKSLVFSTDVAVIRNTNADAIMAVYPFTPQPVITQALMIGSDKPVFCGVGGGITTGKRVVNLALDAEFKGCFGIVLNNPTSNQVVARVRKTIDIPVVITIVSEKEDIQARIDAGADILNVSGGKNTAKIVRMIREQLPRIPIIATGGPTDESIRETIEAGANAITYTPQTTGDIFATIMDRYRDSYDQLGKLGPHIGLIK; encoded by the coding sequence ATGAAGAAGAACATACCCGAAATAAATGGAATTTTAAGAAGCAATATGATTAAAGTACCTGAAGCTATAAGAGAAGCAAGTGGAATAATAGTTTTAGGAAAAAGAATTAAATCTTTAGTTTTTAGTACAGATGTAGCTGTTATAAGAAATACTAATGCAGATGCAATAATGGCGGTATACCCTTTTACTCCACAGCCAGTTATAACACAGGCACTTATGATCGGTTCAGATAAGCCTGTTTTTTGTGGCGTTGGTGGTGGAATAACTACAGGTAAGAGAGTTGTAAATTTAGCTCTTGATGCAGAATTTAAAGGGTGTTTTGGAATAGTGCTAAATAATCCAACATCAAATCAAGTTGTTGCTAGGGTTAGAAAAACTATAGATATTCCTGTTGTAATTACAATAGTATCTGAAAAGGAAGATATTCAAGCAAGGATAGATGCAGGAGCTGATATTTTAAATGTTTCTGGTGGAAAAAATACTGCTAAAATAGTAAGGATGATAAGGGAACAACTTCCAAGAATACCTATAATAGCTACTGGCGGACCAACTGATGAAAGTATTAGAGAAACTATAGAAGCAGGAGCAAATGCTATTACATATACTCCACAAACAACAGGAGATATTTTTGCTACAATTATGGATAGATATAGGGATTCTTACGATCAGCTTGGAAAATTAGGACCTCATATAGGACTTATTAAATAA
- a CDS encoding ATP-dependent metallopeptidase FtsH/Yme1/Tma family protein — protein sequence MNKIKNKYLLIPILTTLLSIILIIATGIAYQAKGSKEYKDFLKDVNSNKISVVYYTDSPKLKVKAKDGKIYETDNPRSDKFKETMLQKGVKVAEQSYASPFEILPFVLLVGSIVSFIVLALKNSKVTSKSMRSVDSLDASAVEDIGYNFQNVAGNEEAKESVKDIVDFLKNPEKYASYGARMPKGIILYGEPGTGKTLLAKAVAGEAGVPFYAMSGSDFIQVYVGVGASRIRQLFKKAKAHGKAVIFIDEIDAIGKKRDSSKATGGSDERDQTLNALLTEMSGFNEKEGIVVMAATNRLDMLDAALLRPGRFDRHIEISLPDVSAREKILSLHLKNKPAENINLKELAQKTSLFSGAKLEHLVNEAAILACKENSNNIENIHFDKAYSIVLAGYEKLNREHIKDSDKKITAYHEAGHALVSAKVLPEEKVSKVTIIPSTKGAGGYTLSIPQDQMYQNKDYLKKRIMVLLGGRAAEEIIFGKDKITTGAYSDLKNSTNIIRSMVTAYGMGDSLGLLTLSEMGEVSKSNKIDIVNECKTTIDELYKEVKNLLYENKCYLDQLSQELIEKETIYDSDINRLLN from the coding sequence GTGAATAAAATTAAAAATAAATACCTTTTAATTCCAATACTAACTACTTTACTATCCATTATATTAATAATTGCAACAGGCATAGCTTATCAGGCAAAGGGTTCAAAAGAATATAAAGACTTTTTAAAAGATGTAAATTCAAACAAAATCTCTGTAGTTTATTATACAGATTCTCCAAAGCTTAAGGTAAAAGCTAAAGATGGGAAAATATACGAAACTGATAATCCTAGAAGCGATAAATTTAAAGAAACCATGCTTCAAAAAGGAGTAAAGGTTGCAGAGCAATCTTATGCAAGCCCTTTTGAAATACTTCCTTTTGTTTTATTAGTTGGTTCTATTGTATCTTTTATTGTTCTTGCTTTGAAAAATTCTAAAGTAACTTCTAAAAGTATGAGATCAGTAGATTCCCTTGATGCAAGCGCCGTAGAAGACATAGGATATAATTTTCAAAACGTTGCTGGAAATGAAGAAGCAAAAGAAAGTGTAAAAGATATAGTTGATTTTCTAAAAAATCCTGAGAAATATGCTTCTTATGGTGCTCGTATGCCAAAAGGTATAATTCTTTATGGTGAACCTGGAACTGGTAAAACACTTCTTGCAAAAGCTGTTGCTGGTGAAGCAGGTGTTCCCTTTTATGCTATGTCAGGCTCAGACTTTATTCAAGTATATGTAGGGGTTGGTGCTAGTAGAATAAGACAATTATTTAAAAAAGCTAAAGCTCACGGTAAAGCTGTAATCTTTATAGATGAAATTGATGCCATCGGAAAAAAGAGGGACAGTTCTAAAGCTACAGGTGGCTCTGATGAAAGAGATCAAACATTAAACGCTCTTTTAACAGAAATGTCAGGTTTTAATGAAAAAGAAGGTATAGTTGTTATGGCTGCTACTAATAGATTAGACATGCTTGATGCTGCTTTATTAAGACCTGGAAGATTTGACAGACATATAGAAATTTCCCTTCCAGATGTATCAGCAAGAGAAAAAATACTATCTTTGCATTTAAAAAATAAACCTGCTGAAAATATCAATTTAAAAGAATTGGCACAAAAAACATCTTTATTTTCTGGAGCAAAACTAGAACACTTAGTTAATGAAGCTGCAATACTTGCTTGTAAAGAAAATAGTAATAATATAGAAAATATACACTTTGACAAAGCTTATTCTATTGTTCTGGCTGGATATGAAAAATTAAATAGAGAACACATAAAAGACTCAGATAAAAAAATCACTGCTTACCATGAAGCTGGACATGCTCTTGTATCTGCAAAAGTGCTTCCTGAAGAAAAAGTTTCAAAAGTTACTATTATTCCTAGCACTAAAGGAGCTGGTGGATATACCTTAAGTATCCCTCAAGACCAAATGTATCAAAATAAAGACTACTTAAAAAAAAGAATAATGGTTCTTTTAGGTGGAAGAGCTGCAGAAGAAATAATTTTTGGGAAAGATAAAATTACTACTGGTGCTTATAGCGATTTAAAGAACTCTACAAATATAATAAGAAGTATGGTAACTGCTTATGGAATGGGAGATTCCTTAGGTCTCCTAACTCTATCCGAAATGGGTGAAGTGTCTAAATCAAATAAAATTGATATTGTAAATGAATGCAAAACTACAATTGATGAACTTTATAAAGAAGTAAAAAATCTACTATATGAAAACAAATGCTATTTAGACCAACTTTCTCAAGAATTAATAGAAAAAGAAACTATATATGATTCAGATATAAATAGATTATTAAATTAA
- a CDS encoding YkvA family protein, with protein sequence MNISNIKVKLTEKDLMGMIDENLKIDGLKIDEINIKNFIQIKGHYNKGLKISYWASLYLKGVEDNILKLGLANIKLGRIPIWSKFVNFALKKVLKNFQSMGISLKDGVICLNFYKLLKYVPAVEFILKDIVLFKEYVEVEVEDLVYLEEKKVLSLEDLKKEIKNDGNNNTLMLNENKTCKDEVYNINKTNDEYSKLRDKVKDKLPEKCEKYKEYILLVPDIVVLLYRIMMDERVKTKTKVFIGAAISYLALPVDIIPDFVPVIGKIDDIGIVFLALDKIIDDIPENIILEHWQGKDDIIIKSKEIREASFNIIGRQKTISILSGLFVFSKKIIHRRKR encoded by the coding sequence ATGAACATTTCTAATATAAAAGTTAAATTAACAGAAAAAGATCTAATGGGAATGATAGATGAGAATTTAAAGATAGATGGTTTAAAAATTGATGAAATTAATATAAAAAATTTTATACAAATAAAAGGACATTATAATAAGGGCTTAAAAATAAGTTATTGGGCTTCGCTTTATTTAAAAGGTGTAGAGGATAATATATTAAAGCTAGGACTTGCAAATATAAAACTAGGAAGAATACCTATATGGTCAAAATTTGTTAATTTTGCATTAAAAAAGGTTTTGAAAAATTTTCAGTCTATGGGTATAAGCTTAAAAGATGGAGTTATATGTTTAAACTTTTATAAGCTTTTAAAATATGTACCTGCTGTAGAATTTATTTTGAAGGATATTGTTTTATTTAAAGAATATGTGGAAGTGGAAGTTGAAGACTTGGTTTATTTAGAAGAGAAGAAGGTATTGTCTTTAGAAGATTTAAAGAAAGAAATAAAGAATGATGGTAATAATAATACCCTTATGCTTAACGAAAATAAGACTTGTAAAGATGAAGTTTATAATATAAATAAAACTAATGATGAATATTCTAAATTAAGAGATAAAGTTAAGGACAAGCTACCAGAAAAATGTGAAAAATATAAAGAATATATATTGTTGGTGCCAGATATAGTAGTTCTTTTATATAGAATTATGATGGATGAAAGAGTTAAGACTAAGACAAAAGTATTTATTGGAGCTGCAATATCATATTTAGCTCTTCCGGTGGATATTATACCTGACTTTGTACCTGTTATAGGTAAAATAGATGATATTGGAATAGTATTTTTAGCTTTGGACAAAATTATAGATGATATACCAGAAAATATTATTTTAGAGCATTGGCAAGGAAAAGATGACATCATAATAAAGAGTAAGGAAATTAGGGAAGCCTCTTTCAATATTATAGGAAGACAGAAAACTATAAGCATTTTAAGCGGATTATTTGTTTTTTCTAAAAAAATTATTCATAGAAGGAAAAGGTAA
- a CDS encoding ribonuclease H family protein, whose product MAKKKLYAIKEGFDFENNIKIEDKIVDSWDECLKYVKGVKGAKYKSFTSTEEAVNYLNMGSSFLKKGEKNYPKDKVHAYVDGSFNQTNGRYSYGLVVVKDDVILHIENGSGKDDSNKSIRQIAGELKGSIKALEYAVCNDIRELIIFHDYVGVCYHATGFWQRKEESSKKYYEEFNYLTKSKNINVTFVKVDSHTGDLYNEIVDEFAKKAVGVPLNGSTKKLLKNRNLKVKSDELKNRMIELIGEDFDSNIIVKNV is encoded by the coding sequence ATGGCAAAAAAGAAATTATATGCTATAAAAGAGGGGTTTGATTTTGAAAATAATATTAAAATAGAAGATAAAATAGTAGATTCATGGGATGAATGTCTAAAATACGTTAAGGGTGTTAAAGGCGCAAAATATAAGAGTTTCACTTCAACAGAAGAGGCTGTAAACTATTTAAATATGGGGAGTTCTTTTTTGAAAAAGGGTGAGAAGAATTACCCTAAAGATAAAGTTCATGCATATGTAGATGGAAGTTTTAATCAAACTAATGGAAGATATTCTTATGGTTTAGTTGTAGTAAAGGATGATGTTATACTTCATATTGAAAATGGTTCTGGAAAGGATGATTCTAACAAATCTATAAGGCAGATTGCAGGGGAGTTAAAAGGTTCTATTAAGGCTTTAGAATATGCTGTATGTAATGATATAAGGGAGTTAATTATATTTCACGATTATGTAGGTGTGTGTTATCATGCTACAGGTTTTTGGCAGAGAAAAGAAGAATCATCTAAAAAATATTATGAAGAGTTTAATTATTTAACTAAGTCGAAAAATATAAATGTTACTTTTGTTAAGGTAGATAGCCATACTGGAGATTTATATAATGAAATTGTAGATGAATTTGCGAAAAAAGCAGTTGGAGTACCTTTGAATGGTTCTACTAAAAAATTATTAAAAAATAGAAATTTAAAAGTAAAAAGTGATGAATTAAAAAACAGAATGATAGAATTAATAGGAGAAGATTTTGATTCAAATATAATAGTAAAGAATGTTTAA
- a CDS encoding YtxH domain-containing protein → MRAKFVRGMTAGAVLGMTAGMLLVPQMNRGTRKRLRRNGRNMIHTVEGVYDTIMDWAR, encoded by the coding sequence ATGCGTGCAAAATTTGTAAGAGGTATGACTGCTGGAGCAGTTCTTGGTATGACTGCAGGCATGTTATTGGTACCTCAGATGAATAGAGGTACAAGAAAGAGATTAAGAAGAAATGGAAGAAATATGATTCATACAGTTGAAGGAGTGTATGACACTATTATGGATTGGGCAAGATAG